Part of the bacterium genome is shown below.
TTTGGATGCTGAGCACGAGCCCGAAGCCATTGAAGCATTCGCACCCTTCGACGCGCAGCACGAACCGCTCGTCATCGCAGCGTTCGTCGTCGAGCAGGACGATCCCGAAGCCATTGAAGCGTTCGCACCCTTCGACGCGCAGCACGAACCGCTTGTCATCGCCGCGTTCGTCGCGCCAGCCGCCGAACACTTCGAAGCATCACACGTACCAGCCTTCATCGAGGCATTCGCACCGGCGGCGCACTTGGAAGCATCGCAGCTACCCGTCGTCATCGCCGCATTCGTCGCGCCAGCCGCGCACTTCGAGGCGTCACACGAACCAGCCTTCATCGAGGCATTCGCACCGGCGGCGCACTTGGAAGCATCGCAGCTACCCGTCGTCATCGCCGCGTTCGTCGCACCAGCCGCGCATTTCGAGGCGTCACACGATCCGGCAGCCTTCTGATCAGAAGCCTTGGAAGCATCACAGCTCGCGGTCGTGGAACCCGTCAGGGCAGTTGCGGTCCCGGTCGTCCCGCATGAGGACTGGGAATTTGCGGCAGTCTTAGCACCCTTGCTCGAACACTTGGACGAACAGGCGCCTTCACCTGCGTAACTCATGCCACCGGCGATCACCAGGGCCACTACGGCCATTGAGCCGAGCAACATTCCAAATTTCTTCACTTCTTGCTCCTTAGATTGGTTTCTGCGAAGGTCTCGCAATCTACAAACTTTTGCCCTAATTTTCATCCAGCGGATCCGCATCCGCAGGTCCATCGGGGAATTCTTAATAGTTGACAAATATAGTCTTATTTGTCTTCCGAGCACCAACTGTCGGAGAAACAAATGGAAGACCACGCCTCTTTACCGCAAAGACTGCTCCTTCGCCCCATGCAGTCCGGCGACCTCGATTACTTTCTCCAACTCGGATGCGAGACCTGCGGTTCCCTGCACGGTCGGCCAAGTCAAACAAAAACTGACCTCTTCGAGCGCTTCCGAGGATTCGTGAAAGAGTTCGCCTTCCGACCCGAAAGTGAAATCTGGATTGCGAGTACCGAAACTGTCCATTACGCAGGACACCTCTGGCTCTATGTCTCGACCAATAGGTTCAATGGAATCAAAGAATTATGGGTCTGGGACGTGTCTGTAGCCCCCGGCTGCCGCCGCCAGGGCATCGGCCGCAAGCTCATGGAGCATGCCCGCCAGCGTGCAGTCGAACAGAATTGCGCAGAATTATGGCTACTGGTCGCGGAAGACAATCCAAGCGCGCAGGCTCTTTATGCCTCCTCCGGACTAACAGCCCGAGGCCGGATGATGGCCGTTGCCCTGTAGGCCTACGGACTTCAACGTAAGAGGACGACTCGCCGGTCGTCCTCTTTTGCTCTCGTCTGTATCCTGATCTTACGCGTGCCCTGGCGCCCAGCGGACGATCCCCATGCGCAGCGGATTGCCCATGAACGGATGGCTGGGTACCACGCGCACCGTGAAACCGAAAGTGCCGTTTTCAGGTGCCGTCCACGACCCTGTGTACTGGTGCGCTGTGCCGTTCTCAGCATAGTCCAGCCGCGTGTAGCCCGACAGCTCAATAT
Proteins encoded:
- a CDS encoding GNAT family N-acetyltransferase, which gives rise to MEDHASLPQRLLLRPMQSGDLDYFLQLGCETCGSLHGRPSQTKTDLFERFRGFVKEFAFRPESEIWIASTETVHYAGHLWLYVSTNRFNGIKELWVWDVSVAPGCRRQGIGRKLMEHARQRAVEQNCAELWLLVAEDNPSAQALYASSGLTARGRMMAVAL